The nucleotide window CAGGTCGAGTCGGCCCGTCCCGGGCAGATCGTCGAGCGCGAAGTCGGGATCGGTCGGGGCGTCGTGAGCGAGCAGGCAGACACCGCGCATGGCCGTCGGTCGGCCGGGCGGGACAAGGCGGCGTCGGTTTGGAGCGCTCGATCGGGGCCCGAACGCGGGGGCACGATCGACTGCACTCGTCCCTCGACCGATCCCGCCGCATCCGCGCGACCACAACCCACTTCGCCGGGGCCACCCGACCGCCGGACGTGGACCCTGGGACCTACACGCTGATCGTCGAACTGGCCCGCGATCGCACGATCACGGTCGGTGCACTCGGTGAGCGACCGTTCCCGGCCGGCGCGTACGCCTACACCGGGAGCGCGTTCGGCCCCGGCGGGTTGGCCCGCGTCGATCGCCACCGTGAGATCGCCAGCGGCGAGCGCGAGACCCGCCACTGGCACGTCGACTACCTGCTGGGCGATGCCGCTGCGACCATCGAGAGCGTCGTCACGGCCCCCGAGGCGGACATCGAGTGTGCGGTCGCACGGTCGATCGACGCCGGCGTCCAGGGGTTCGGCGCGAGTGACTGTGACTGTGAGAGCCACCTCGCGCACGCGGGCGACGTGAGCGCCCTCCGGCGGACGGTCGACGACGCCCACGCCGCTCACCGCTGATATGGCGGCGTTCTCGTCCCGGAAGCGGCGTTTTTATCCGGTGGGAACGCTCCGCCCGGTTAAGTCCCGCTGTGTGTAACGTCCACTGGAGGATTCAGAATGCCCGAAGTCGATCAAAACATCTGCACTGGCTGTCAGATCTGTGCGCAAACTGCCCCCGAAGTCTTCGAGATGAAAGACGACGGTCTCGCTCACGCGATCAGCGACGAGTCCACGCCGGAGGCCGAGCAGGCGGCTCAGCAGTGTCCGGTCGACGCCATCTCGCTGTAGGCGTCTCGCGGTTTCCGATGGGCTCCGGACAGTTCGCTCAGCGGCGCGTCCGTCCCGAGCGGACGTATTCGAGCGCCGTCGAGAGCTGTCCGGGGTCGACGTTCTCGCCCACGACGTGCGCGAAACGGGGGTGGGGCTGGTCGTC belongs to Halococcoides cellulosivorans and includes:
- a CDS encoding GIY-YIG nuclease family protein, which codes for MDPGTYTLIVELARDRTITVGALGERPFPAGAYAYTGSAFGPGGLARVDRHREIASGERETRHWHVDYLLGDAAATIESVVTAPEADIECAVARSIDAGVQGFGASDCDCESHLAHAGDVSALRRTVDDAHAAHR
- a CDS encoding ferredoxin — protein: MPEVDQNICTGCQICAQTAPEVFEMKDDGLAHAISDESTPEAEQAAQQCPVDAISL